In a single window of the Clarias gariepinus isolate MV-2021 ecotype Netherlands chromosome 16, CGAR_prim_01v2, whole genome shotgun sequence genome:
- the LOC128544266 gene encoding immunoglobulin alpha-2 heavy chain-like encodes MISTSLLLLLAAVHCVHSVELTQPASSVVTPGQSLTLTCKLSGYSVTASYCTHWIRQPAGKTLEWIGEICGDGNTYYSEKLKSRFQVSRDTSSSTVTLTGQNMQTEDTAVYYCAREPTVRQINNIPVQKPPVQKPQCSVHSVELTQPASSVVTPGQSLTLTCKVSGYSLTDGSYRTAWIRQTAGKTLEWIGEILYNGNTFYSEKLKSRFQVSRDTSSSTVTLTGQNMQTEDTAVYYCARKYHMDKALTHEQCQFKP; translated from the exons ATGATCTCTACATCCTTACTGCTGCTGCTGGCAGCCGTacact gtgttcacagTGTTGAGCTGACCCAGCCTGCATCCTCAGTAGTAACCCCTGGTCAGTcactgactctgacctgtaaaTTGTCTGGATATTCAGTAACTGCTAGCTACTGCACACACTGGAtacgacaacctgcaggaaaaactCTGGAGTGGATCGGAGAGATATGTGGTGATGGTAACACTTACTACagtgaaaaactgaaaagcagGTTTCAGGTTTCCAGAGACACGTCCAGCAGCACAGTAACATTAACAggacagaacatgcagactgaagacacagctgtgtattactgcgctcgGGAACCCACAGTGAGACAGATCAACAACATCCCTGTACAAAAACCCCCAGTACAGAAACCTCAGTGCA GTGTTCACAGTGTTGAGCTGACCCAGCCTGCATCCTCAGTAGTAACCCCTGGTCAGTcactgactctgacctgtaaagTCTCTGGATATTCATTAACTGATGGCAGCTACCGTACAGCCTGGATACGACAAACTGCAGGAAAAACTCTGGAGTGGATTGGAGAGATACTTTATAATGGTAACACTTTCTACAGTGAGAAACTGAAAAGCAGGTTTCAGGTTTCCAGAGACACGTCCAGCAGCACAGTAACATTAACAggacagaacatgcagactgaagacacagctgtgtattattGTGCTCGAAAGTACCACA TGGATAAAGCCCTGACACATGAACAGTGTCAGTTCAAGCCATGA